GGTGTGCCCACTTTGCCGGGAACTGAGAATCCGGTCGAAGATAGGACCGAAGCTTTAAAGATCGCCAAGGACATTGGTTTCCCGTTGATCATCAAGGCGGCTTTCGGTGGTGGTGGTCGCGGCATGCGGGTGGTGACGAAGTCTGCTGATCTGGTGGATCTTTTGGATGAAGCGCGCAACGAAGCCGGGCGTGCTTTTGGTAATCCCGCCGTCTTCCTCGAAAAATATATTCCCCGCGCCAAACACATCGAAGTGCAGGTGATGGGTGACCGTTTTGGGAACGTCCTGCATTTGCACGAGCGCGATTGCTCCGTGCAACGTCGGCACCAAAAAGTCATTGAAATCGCGCCATCAGTTGGGCTGGATGTCAAGGTTCGCGAAGAGCTCTGTGAAGCTGCTTCCAAAATTGCGCGTGAAATTGGTTATGATAACGCGGGCACAGTCGAATTCCTCCTGGATTTGGATACCAACCAGTGGTTCTTCATTGAGATGAATCCGCGTATTCAGGTGGAACATACTGTTACGGAAGTCATCACCGGCATCGACCTGGTCCGGGCACAGATTTTAGTGGCACAAGGTTTTAATCTGTTTGGACCCGAAATAGACATGCCCAAGCAGGCGGACATTCCGCGCAACGGTTATGCCGTGCAATGCCGCATTACCACGGAAGATCCGGAAAACAAGTTTACGCCGGATTACGGGAAAATTTATACCTACCGTTCCGCCGGTGGTTTTGGCATTCGATTGGATGGCGGCATGGGTGTGGCGGGAAATGTTATCACACCATTTTATGACTCGTTGCTGGTCAAGGTCACGGCTTCCGGGCGGAGTTTTGATATTGCGTTGCAGCGGACGGACCGCGCCTTAAGGGAGTTTCGTATTCGGGGCGTGAAGACAAACATCCCGTTTCTGGAAAACGTCATTCACAACGAGACTTTTCGTTCCGGCAAGGCGACGACGACGTTGATCGATACCACGCCGGAGTTGTTCCTGTTCAAGCCGCGCCGGGATCGGGCGACCAAGCTGCTGGCATTTCTTGGAGATGTGGTCATCAATGGCAACCCGCAATCCAAGGGCTATGTTTTAAAGTCGGCGCTGCCCACAGTCACTTCGCCGAGTTACGATCAGAAGCAGGTGCCCCCATCCGGCACACGCCAATTGTTGCTGGGAATGGGAGCGAAGAAATTTGCGGAATGGACTGCGAAGCAGAAGCGTTTGCTGATTACCGACACAACCTTCCGTGACGGGCATCAATCCCTGCTGGCCACACGGGTGCGTTCCTTCGACATGTTGGCCGTGGCCAATGCGGTCGCGCGAAGAACGCCGCAGTTGTTCAGCATGGAAATGTGGGGCGGCGCGACGTTCGACACCGCCATGCGCTTCCTGCATGAAGACCCATGGCTGCGTTTGCGTTTATTGCGCGAAAAGATTCCCAATATTTGTTTCCAAATGTTGTTCCGCGGTTCCAATGCGGTTGGCTACAGCAATTATCCGGATAACGTCGTTGCAGGTTTTATTAAGCATGCAGCGGCACAAGGCATCGATATCTTCCGCATCTTTGATTCGCTGAACTATACGCCGAACCTCAAGGTGGCGATGGAAGCGGTGCAGGAGACGCATGCGATTTGTGAAGCGGCTATTTGCTACACCGGAGACATCATTGATCCGAAGCGCACCAAGTATTCGCTCAAATATTATGTCAAGATGGCGAAGGAACTGGAGAAGATGGGGGCGCATTTCCTCGCGATCAAAGATATGGCCGGCTTGTGCCGTCCTTATGCCGCCTATCAGTTGGTGAAAGCGTTGAAGGAAGAGATCGGTATTCCGATTCATTATCACACGCACGACACCAGCGGTGTGGCGTCGGCTTCGATCATGGAAGCGAACGATGCTGGGGTGGACGTGGTTGATTTGGCGCTGGCTTCAATGTCCGGTTCCACCAGTCAGCCGAACCTGAATTCCATCGTCGCCGCGTTGCAGAATGGGCCGCGTGATACCGGATTGGACCTCGATGCGTTGAACGAGTTTTCGGATTATTGGGAACAGGTGCGCGCGGCTTATGCTCCATTTGATACCGCACCGAAATCCGGTACGGCAGAAGTGTATTTGCACGAGATGCCCGGTGGCCAGTATACGAATTTAAAGGAACAAGCGGCGAGTATGGGCCTGGGAAATCGTTGGCCGGAAATTGCCCGCACTTACGCTGAAGTAAATCAATTGTTTGGCGACATCGTGAAGGTGACGCCGAGCAGCAAGGTGGTGGGTGACATGACCATGTTCCTCATCACGCGCGGCATCAAGCCGGTGGATGTGGTGAATCTGGAACCTGGCGCAACGCCGTTTCCTGAGTCCGTCATCGACATGTTGATGGGAGGATTGGGGCAACCTGTAGGCGGTTGGCCGAAGCAGGTGCAGAAAGTGGTGCTGGGCGACCGCAAGCCGTTGAAGGGCCGTCCCGGTGAAGACATTCCACCGCTTAATTTCAAGAAAGCAAAGACGGAACTGGCGGCCAAGCTCAAGCGGGACGTCACTGATGACGATCTGTACAGTTCGCTGATGTATCCCGAAGTTTTCCAGGAGTTCGCCAAGAAGGTGAATAGTTATAGCGATTTGTCGGTCCTGCCCACGGGTGCATTTTTCTACGGACTTAAGCTCGGCGAAGAAATTGCGGTGAACATTGAAGAGGGCAAGACGCTGTTCATCCGGCTCGTGAACGTCAGTCTGGTGGATGCCGAGGGACGCCGCACGATTCTCTTTGAATTGAACGGCATGCCGCGTCAAACCATCGTGCAGGATCGCTCGGTGAAATCCGCCGTGAAAGCCCGCATCAAAGCCGATCCAGCTGTGCCCACGCAGGTCGGCGCGCCCATTCCTGGCTTGATCACCTCACTCGCCGTCGGAGTCGGCACGAAAGTGGCCAAAGGCGACAAGCTCCTTGTCCTCGAAGCGATGAAGATGCAGACCACCATCTATGCTCCCTGCGACGGCACCGTGCAGGACGTCCATGTGAAAGTGGGCGATACGGTGGAGAGTAAGGATTTGCTGATATTGATCAAGGCGTAAGGCAGGCAATTACGGCAAGACGGGAAAGGTTTACTCTTTCCCGTCACACAGCGAATGCAGGAGGATGTGGCGACGCAAACCTCTTTTGAAGACCGTATCTTAGTTTATTCTTTAGCTTGATGAAGGTGAAGTGTCTTCATCATACCCGGAGTCCCATGTGATTCGGCAGTCCGCACAGTCATAGTAATAGCGCCGAGAATCCGCTCTCTCTACTATCCGTGATCGGACCCTTCGCTTGCAGACCGGGCAACAAACAAATCGAATTAAGTATAATCTGACAAGTCCAACGACTATAAAGAGAATGATCCAAGGCCAGTATGGCACAGAAAGTTGCTTGTAATCTCGCCATGCTAAGAACGCGAAAAACGATAAACAGGAGATGACGCACACCGTATTGAGCCAGTGCCAAATGGGGCGCATCTTGCGGCGGGGATAGGGATGGTGTTCCATACATTCGATGACGCCTAACCTTTCTCAGTCTATCCATCTTGTTAAATACTGCAAAATTTTTAATCGCTAAACTCCGTCAAAATACCAACTATTTTCACTTCTCTTCTGCCACACACTTTAAGTGATTGCTCGACAATTTACGCAGCAATTGCCAAGCCCACCACGACATGACTCCTGGTATTCCAACCAAGGCTGTCATACCCAGAAGAAACCCGATGCTCACGCCTTGTGATG
This DNA window, taken from Pedosphaera parvula Ellin514, encodes the following:
- a CDS encoding pyruvate carboxylase; the encoded protein is MSSGKAKSSAPSETVNSPAKQFKKLLVANRSEIAIRVFRAATELGLRTVAIYAQEDKLSVHRFKADEAYLVGEGKGPVGAYLDIPSIVALAKEKGVDMIHPGYGFLSENAEFAKACKEAGITFVGPRPELLALMGDKTAARALADKVGVPTLPGTENPVEDRTEALKIAKDIGFPLIIKAAFGGGGRGMRVVTKSADLVDLLDEARNEAGRAFGNPAVFLEKYIPRAKHIEVQVMGDRFGNVLHLHERDCSVQRRHQKVIEIAPSVGLDVKVREELCEAASKIAREIGYDNAGTVEFLLDLDTNQWFFIEMNPRIQVEHTVTEVITGIDLVRAQILVAQGFNLFGPEIDMPKQADIPRNGYAVQCRITTEDPENKFTPDYGKIYTYRSAGGFGIRLDGGMGVAGNVITPFYDSLLVKVTASGRSFDIALQRTDRALREFRIRGVKTNIPFLENVIHNETFRSGKATTTLIDTTPELFLFKPRRDRATKLLAFLGDVVINGNPQSKGYVLKSALPTVTSPSYDQKQVPPSGTRQLLLGMGAKKFAEWTAKQKRLLITDTTFRDGHQSLLATRVRSFDMLAVANAVARRTPQLFSMEMWGGATFDTAMRFLHEDPWLRLRLLREKIPNICFQMLFRGSNAVGYSNYPDNVVAGFIKHAAAQGIDIFRIFDSLNYTPNLKVAMEAVQETHAICEAAICYTGDIIDPKRTKYSLKYYVKMAKELEKMGAHFLAIKDMAGLCRPYAAYQLVKALKEEIGIPIHYHTHDTSGVASASIMEANDAGVDVVDLALASMSGSTSQPNLNSIVAALQNGPRDTGLDLDALNEFSDYWEQVRAAYAPFDTAPKSGTAEVYLHEMPGGQYTNLKEQAASMGLGNRWPEIARTYAEVNQLFGDIVKVTPSSKVVGDMTMFLITRGIKPVDVVNLEPGATPFPESVIDMLMGGLGQPVGGWPKQVQKVVLGDRKPLKGRPGEDIPPLNFKKAKTELAAKLKRDVTDDDLYSSLMYPEVFQEFAKKVNSYSDLSVLPTGAFFYGLKLGEEIAVNIEEGKTLFIRLVNVSLVDAEGRRTILFELNGMPRQTIVQDRSVKSAVKARIKADPAVPTQVGAPIPGLITSLAVGVGTKVAKGDKLLVLEAMKMQTTIYAPCDGTVQDVHVKVGDTVESKDLLILIKA